From the genome of Longimicrobium sp.:
AGGTGCTTGCGGAGCGCGTTCAGCCGCGCGTCGACGAGCCGGTTCCCCTGGCGCCGCACGATGGCGGCGATGGGGACTCCGCGCGCCGCCACCGCCGCCGCCGCGATCTCCCAGTTGCCGTAGTGGCCGGTCACCAGGATCACGCCGCGCCCTTCGTCGAGCGCGGCCTGCAGCTTGGGCCAGTCCTCGGCCACGTCGGTGCGGTCGATGACGGCCTGCGGGTCCAGCCTGGAGAGCCGGAGGATTGCGGCGGCCTCGCGCCCCAGGTGCTCGTAGGCGGCGCGGGCGGTGGCCGCGATCCACGCGTCGTCCGCCCCGGGGAAGGCGATGCGCAGGTTGGCATCCACCACTCCGCGCCGGATGCCCAGCCGGTGGATGGTGCGGCCCACGCGGCGCCCCACCGCGTCCGCGGCTCCCTCGGGGAGCGTCGCGACGGCGCGCTCCAGCGTGCGGGCGAGGGCATACTCCACCCGGTGCGGCACGCTGTACCGGGGCGCGGTGTGTGGGGCCGCGGATGCGGGCGGTGTGGACACGGGTACGGCGCAGGGGAGTGTGGGGATGCTCGCGCGTTCCACGGAACGCGGCGGGAATGCACGAACGCCGCCCTCACGAGCCGGTCGCGCGGGCGCTGCGCGCCGCACAGTGTAGCACCAGCGAGAGGTGCCCGTCTACGCCGGGCGCGTGGTGGCGCGGGGGACGCGGCCCGCGCCGTAGTGCTCCACCGCGTGCCGCACGCGCTCGAGCACCGATTCCGTGGTGATGCGCTCCATCCGATCGCGGCGCGGCGTGCGGTCGCTGTAGTCCGGCGTCTCCCCCGGGTCCCAGTACTCGTTGACCCAGAGATCCTCGTAGGCGCGAAAGGGTCCGCCGCGCCACGGATGCGTCTGCCCGTACAGCCCCACCACCGGCACCTCCAGCGCCCGCGCGATGTGCAGCGGCCCGGTGTCCGGCGAGATGACGAGGTCGCACGCGTCCAGCATCCACATCACGCGCCGCACGCCGTCGCCCAGCGCCCACTCGGGCGCCACGGCGGCGCCCGACGTGATCTCACGCGCGATCGACTGCTCGCGCTCGCCGGGCCCGCCCACCAGGACGGTGCGGAAGCCGAAATCGCGCTCCAGCGAGCTCGCCACCTGGGCGTAGCGGTCGGCGAACCAGTCGCGCTTGCGCATGGAGGTCGCCGGGATGATGGCGGCCACGGGGCGCCCGCCGAAGCGCGCGAAATAGTCGCGCTGCTCCCTGCGCTCGCCTGCGGTGATCTGCAGGCGGTACTCGGGGCGGGGCGGGCGGGGAACCCCCAGGTGGTCCAGGAACTCCAGCGCCATTTCCGCCGGGTGCGCCCAGGGGCGCGGGCCCACGTGGTGGTTGGCCGCCAGCCAGATCCCGTCCGAGGCACGTGTGCGGTCGAGCCCCAGCCGGTGCGGCGCGCGGGAAAGGATGGTGGGCCACACGCTCTTGAAGTAGCGGTTGAAATTGAGCGTCAGGTCGAACCGGCGGCGCCCCAGCTCGCGCCCCAGCCTCGCCACCCCACGCCACCCGTCGCGCTTGCGGAACACCACCACCTCATCCACCGAGGGATGCGGGCGCAGCACCTCCGCCGGCATCGGCTCCGCCACCCAGGTAACGCGCAGGGAGGGGGCGAAGTCCCGGATCGCGTTCACGGCGGGAAGAGTGTTCACCACGTCGCCCAGTCCGGTGAGCATCACCACGCACATCTCTCGCGCCGGGTAGCGCAGCTCCGCGCTACTCATGCGGCCCGCGCGCCAGATACGCGAGCTGAAGGAGGATCAGCTGGCGGAGCGGATGCCACCCCGCCACGGCCCGCTCCACCTCCGCTTCGCGCCGCGCCGTGAAGAGCGCGGCGAGCGGCGAGCCGAGCACGGGGTAGGCGCGCCGTTTCTCCGCCATGGCGGGGGACGCTACCACGGACGCCCACTTGGGCCACGGACCCTGCCGGGCGCGCAGCTCGCCGGTGGCCACCGCGCGCACGCCGCGCGCCACGCGCAGCCCCACCGAAAGCGGAAGGTTCGCGGCGCGCCCAAAGTATGGATAGCGCCAGCGCGAGTGCGGCACGTGCCACGACGGGGCGAAGAGGGGCTTCATCGCCTCGTGGAAGAGCGTTCGCCCCTCCTTCCAGCGCAGCGGAACCGCGGCGGCGAGCGCTACCAGCGCGGCGGAATGGAACGGCTCGTGGCTGGCGAAAAGGCGCCGGTTGCCGTGGAAGTTCCCCGAGTGCTTGCGCTGGGTGAAGGGGTACAGCCGCTCCCACTCCTGCGCGGTCGTCGGGCGAATCTCCTCCAGCCAGCGGCGGAAGCCGGTGCGCCGCTCCGCCACGGCGCGCAGCAGATCCGGGCGCAGCTCGGGCGCATCGGGCACCGGGAATGGGGCGCCGGGCGGCGCGGCGGCGGGGGCGTGCTGGCCCTTGAGAAACGAATCCGATGACAGGCCGCCCAGCACCACCGGGAGCTCGCGAAGGCCGAGCGATTCGTGGAAGCCGTAGCCATGCACGTCCATGAACAGCTGACCGCTCCCCAGCAGGGAAGCGACCGTCTCCAACCCGTGCAGGTAGTGGTCCGGCCGGCGCCGGCCGAAGGTGAGCTCCGCTCCGTACGCGCGCGCGGCGGCCCGTGCGACGCGCACCTCGCGGTTCTCCCAATCCGCGAACACGAAGGCCCGCACCTCAGGCCCGGGCGGGATGGCGCCCAGCACCGCCCGGGCATCCTCGCCCCCGCTAAGGAGGATTCCGGCGGCCGGAAGCTCGCCGCACGCCTGGCGGACGTTCTCCACCAGCCCCTCCTGGAGCGCGGTGGCCGCATCGGCGCGGGAGGCGTACGGGTTCTCCTCCGTGGGACGCCAGTAGGTGGACGCATCGTCTTTCCAGGCGCCGCCCGCGTCGAACGAGCGGGCGGTGGCCGGCGGAAGCTGCTCGATGCCGCGGAAGAGGGTGTACGGAAAGGTGCAGCTCAGGTGGAGGACGAGGTC
Proteins encoded in this window:
- a CDS encoding lysophospholipid acyltransferase family protein — translated: MRRAAPARPAREGGVRAFPPRSVERASIPTLPCAVPVSTPPASAAPHTAPRYSVPHRVEYALARTLERAVATLPEGAADAVGRRVGRTIHRLGIRRGVVDANLRIAFPGADDAWIAATARAAYEHLGREAAAILRLSRLDPQAVIDRTDVAEDWPKLQAALDEGRGVILVTGHYGNWEIAAAAVAARGVPIAAIVRRQGNRLVDARLNALRKHLGVETIYQGEAPSRVPRVLRKGGIVGIVGDQDARRSGVFVPFFGRPASTHRGPALFALKLRAPVFACVARRLPGGAVRYVVAGQQIVTERTGELEADVQTLTAALAARLEAEVREAPEQYFWFHRRWKSKPPPEPAPADQGTHTTQSAERAAPDEDEA
- a CDS encoding glycosyltransferase family 9 protein; translated protein: MSSAELRYPAREMCVVMLTGLGDVVNTLPAVNAIRDFAPSLRVTWVAEPMPAEVLRPHPSVDEVVVFRKRDGWRGVARLGRELGRRRFDLTLNFNRYFKSVWPTILSRAPHRLGLDRTRASDGIWLAANHHVGPRPWAHPAEMALEFLDHLGVPRPPRPEYRLQITAGERREQRDYFARFGGRPVAAIIPATSMRKRDWFADRYAQVASSLERDFGFRTVLVGGPGEREQSIAREITSGAAVAPEWALGDGVRRVMWMLDACDLVISPDTGPLHIARALEVPVVGLYGQTHPWRGGPFRAYEDLWVNEYWDPGETPDYSDRTPRRDRMERITTESVLERVRHAVEHYGAGRVPRATTRPA